Within Halobacterium jilantaiense, the genomic segment CGCGCTTACGAGACGGCCTGGGGTCACCGCATGAAGGGGTTCCAGCTCCAGCGCAAGGTCGAGGGCGTCGAGGTGGCGGTCTGTGGCTTCTTCGACGGGAACTCGTTCGTCGACCGGGTGAACTTCAACTTCGAGCACAAGAAACTGTTCCCGGGGAACGTCGGCCCGTCGACCGGCGAGATGGGGACGTCGATGTTCTGGGCGGGGCGCAACCGACTGTTCGCCGAGACGCTCGGCAAGCTCGAGGGGTGGCTCGCCGACGAGGGGTACGTCGGCAGCATCGACGTGAACTGCATCGTCAACGACTCCGGCATCTACCCCCTGGAGTTCACGCCGCGGTTCGGCTACCCGACCATCGCGCTCCAGGAGGAATCCTTCGAGTCGCCGACCGGCGAGTTCTTCTACGACCTCGCACACGGCAACGACCCCGACCTCGACGTCCATCAGGGGTTCCAGGTCGCGGTGCGCGTCGTCCTCCCGCCGTTCCCGTTCGACGACGAGCAGACGTACGACGAGAACTCGCGGAACGCCGCCGTCGTCTTCGAGACGGACAGCCGCGAGGGCTACCACCTCGAGGACGCGAAGCGCGTCGACGGCCAGTGGCGGGCCGCCGGCGAGAGCGGGATGCCGCTGGTCGTCACCGGGAAGGGCGAGACGATGCAGGCCGCCCGCGAGCAGTGCTACGACTGCGTCGACGCGATCACGATGCCGAACATGTACTACCGGGACGACATCGGGGAGCGCTGGGTCGGCGGTGACGGCGACCGCCTCCAGGCCTGGGGTTACCTCGGTCCGGCCTGACCGCCCGCATTTTCGTCGCGCTCTCGGCCGCCGAGCCCGAGTTCCTCACGGAGCAGCCCGACCGCGTCCTCGACGCCCCCAGTGTTTGCCAGGTAACCGACGCCGACGCCGACCTTCGCGGCCTTCGCGGCAGTTCCACGGACGACGCTCGGCCCGATCTGGGCGACGGCACCGTCCCCGACTGACACCAGCCAGCCGGGCGACTCGAAGGTGTAGCGCTGTCGCGGCCGGACGTCGCCGTCGCGGCGGTCCGCCACGAGGGACGCGACGTTCGCCGCGGCGACCCTCGCTTCCCGGACTGCGGTCTGCGCGCTCGCCGGGACGGCCGACCCCTCGGCGTCGACGACGCGCGCCGCATCACCCACGACGACCGTGTGGTCGTCTGCGGTAAGGTCCGCTCGCACCGACGGCCGCTCCCCGCCGAGGGCGTCCGGGCCCTGAATGCCGCCCGTCCACACGAACAGGTCGCTGGGAACCGACCCGTCGGCCGTCTCGACTGCGTCCCCGGTGGCGCTGGTGACCGTCACACCAGTCCGCACGTCCACGTTCTCCAGCAGCAGCTCCTCGCGGACCGCCTCCTGGAACTTCGGCGGGAAGGACGGTGCCACCCGGTCGGCCTGCTCTAAGAGCACCACGTCCACGGAATCACCCGCGTCGGCGTCTCGCGCGAACGCCGCGAGCTCGCCGGCCGTCTGGACGCCAGAGAGACCCGCCCCGCCCACGACAGCGGTGCCGCCCGATTCGAGCACGCCCTCGAAGCGCGCCCGAATCGCTTCCGCGTCCGCCAGCCGCTTCACCGGGAACGAGTGCTCTTCCACGCCCGGGAGCCCGTAGTAGGCAGTCTCCGCGCCGAGACAGACCGCTGCCACGTCGTACTCGAGGCTGCGGCCGTCGGCGAACTCCACGACGCAGTCGTTCTGGTCCACCTCGCTCACGCGACCCTGTTGAACGCGCGCCCGGTCGAAGATGTCGCGCAGCGGCACGCGAACGTCGTCCGCGAGCCCGGGTCGCCGTATCACGCGGTGGAGTTCGTGCTGGACGAGGTGGTAGTCGTGTTCGTCGACGACGACCAGGTCCACGTCCTCCGGGAGAGTGTCTTCCAGTCGACCGGCGACCACGATACCCGCGTAGCCAGCGCCGAGCACGACGACTCGCATACCCCCGTCTTGGGACGGACGAGGGAAAACCGTATGCCCGGCGGCGAGACCGACGTCAGAAGATGGCGTCGTCGACGACGTGGGCGGGGCCGCCGACCTCCCAGACGTCGGTGTCGACCCCGCAGTCCGCGATGGTCGCCTCGACCTCGTCGGCGTGCTCGGCTCGCGTGTTCACGTAGACGGTCGCGCCGGTGTCCGTCGAGAAGTACGCGGGCACGCCGTCCTCGCGGAGGTCGCGGACGGCCTCGAAGATTTCGAGGGTCTCGGGCTGCCAGTACACCCACCCCGAGGGACCAGTCATCGTGGTCGCGGCAAGCGACAGCGAGTCGTGTTCCGCCGTCTCGAACGTGCGCTCGAAGTCGCCCTCGCGGAGCGAGTCACGCACCACGCCGAGCTGGTGGTGAATGTGCGCCAGCCGGGCCTCGAACATGTGGCTGTCTTCGGCCTCGTCGTGGGCGGCCTGCGTCTCCTTGTACGCCGGTACCTTCCCGATGACGATGCGGAGGTCGTCCGCGAGGTCGTCGTCTACGTCGAGGCGCTCGCTCCGGCAGTCCTCGTCGTTCATTCCCGCGTGGAGGTCCGAGAAGCCGCCCGTGACCGCGCGCGCCGCCGACGCCGACCCGCGGCGCGCGATGGCCGACACGTCCGGCAGCGTGAGGTCGAGGTCGAGCGCCTCGACGCACGCCAGCGCCGCCGCCGCGAACCCGGACGCCGACGACCCGAGGCCGATGTTCGTCTGGAAGTTGTTCTCGCTCTCCAGACGGACGCGGTGGTCGACGCCCGCGCGCCGCCGGGCCTCGTCGACGACGGACCGGATGCGGTCAGCCCCGCTCCCGTCGACCGTCTCGCCGTCCACGACGTACACGTCCTCCTCGCGGTCCGGGTCGAACGCGGCCGTCGTCGTCGTGTTCGACGGCGC encodes:
- a CDS encoding phosphoribosylglycinamide synthetase C domain-containing protein, whose amino-acid sequence is MTARRFLIVSADAALATDLAWQLHREGHDVRHYVEADSDRDIGDGFVTRSEDWRSDADWADVVVFDDIWVGDEVGTGALAEELREQGTAVVGGTPNTDRLEEDRGYAMDVLESQGVNTIDHRVFTDFGAAIEFVEANPAPYVVKPLGEVQNVKRLLYVGDEDDGSDVVDVLRAYETAWGHRMKGFQLQRKVEGVEVAVCGFFDGNSFVDRVNFNFEHKKLFPGNVGPSTGEMGTSMFWAGRNRLFAETLGKLEGWLADEGYVGSIDVNCIVNDSGIYPLEFTPRFGYPTIALQEESFESPTGEFFYDLAHGNDPDLDVHQGFQVAVRVVLPPFPFDDEQTYDENSRNAAVVFETDSREGYHLEDAKRVDGQWRAAGESGMPLVVTGKGETMQAAREQCYDCVDAITMPNMYYRDDIGERWVGGDGDRLQAWGYLGPA
- a CDS encoding NAD(P)/FAD-dependent oxidoreductase, producing the protein MRVVVLGAGYAGIVVAGRLEDTLPEDVDLVVVDEHDYHLVQHELHRVIRRPGLADDVRVPLRDIFDRARVQQGRVSEVDQNDCVVEFADGRSLEYDVAAVCLGAETAYYGLPGVEEHSFPVKRLADAEAIRARFEGVLESGGTAVVGGAGLSGVQTAGELAAFARDADAGDSVDVVLLEQADRVAPSFPPKFQEAVREELLLENVDVRTGVTVTSATGDAVETADGSVPSDLFVWTGGIQGPDALGGERPSVRADLTADDHTVVVGDAARVVDAEGSAVPASAQTAVREARVAAANVASLVADRRDGDVRPRQRYTFESPGWLVSVGDGAVAQIGPSVVRGTAAKAAKVGVGVGYLANTGGVEDAVGLLREELGLGGRERDENAGGQAGPR
- the mvaD gene encoding phosphomevalonate decarboxylase MvaD, with protein sequence MKATARAHPIQGLVKYHGMRDHDLRFPYHDSISVCTAPSNTTTTAAFDPDREEDVYVVDGETVDGSGADRIRSVVDEARRRAGVDHRVRLESENNFQTNIGLGSSASGFAAAALACVEALDLDLTLPDVSAIARRGSASAARAVTGGFSDLHAGMNDEDCRSERLDVDDDLADDLRIVIGKVPAYKETQAAHDEAEDSHMFEARLAHIHHQLGVVRDSLREGDFERTFETAEHDSLSLAATTMTGPSGWVYWQPETLEIFEAVRDLREDGVPAYFSTDTGATVYVNTRAEHADEVEATIADCGVDTDVWEVGGPAHVVDDAIF